The segment TGAAACCTCCAAAGCCGTCACCGGCCGCGAGATTCCGGTCGTGATGGAAGCGCGGCGCGCGGGAGATCCCGCAGTTCTGGTGGCTTCCTCAGACAAAGCACGTACTGTTCTAGGATGGCAGCCAGCCCGTGTGAAGCTGGAGGATATTATTCAGGATGCATGGAGATGGCATGTCAGTCATCCGAACGGTTATGAGAGCAACTAAGGAGGCCGCAGCATGGAACAGGAATTGAATCAGGCAGCACCCGAGCCCTATCAGGTGCTGCATGCGATAGAACAGCTGGTGCAGTTTGCGCTGCGCCAGCAGCTTATTCAGGACAGTGATACGGATTACAGCCGGAACCTTCTGCTGGATCTGCTGGGCTATACAGAGCCGCTGCTGGAGGAGATCACTCAGCCGGTACCGGACAGCCCGCAGCCAATGGTCGATATACTCATTGATGCAGCCGCCTCCAAGGGTCTCATTCCCGACAACAGCGACACCTACCGTGATCTGATGGATGCCAAAATCATGGGCTTGCTGATGGCCAGGCCCTCCGAGGTCACAGGCCGATTCATGCAGCTGAAGGAAGAGCAGGGCATTGAAGCGGCTACGGATTATTTCTACAAGCTGTGCATCGACAGCAACTATATCCGGATGGACCGCGTGGCAAAGAATGAATTCTGGCGGTATAACAGCTCTTATGGTGATATTGAAATTACAATTAACCTGTCCAAGCCGGAAAAAAGCCCGAAGGAAATTGCCATGGCCAAGCTGCTCCCGCCTCCAGTGTATCCTAAATGCCAGCTATGCCGCGAAAATGTCGGTTATGCCGGACGGGTTAATCATCCGGCCCGCCAGAATCTCCGCGTCATTCCGCTGGAGCTGAATCAGGAGAAATGGCTGTTTCAATATTCTCCCTATGTTTATTACAACGAGCATTGCATCGTGCTGCATCATGACCATGTGCCGATGAAGCTGACCAAGGACACGCTGCGTCGTCTCTTAGGCTTTGTGGAAGCGTACCCGCATTATTTCCTGGGCTCCAATGCAGATCTGCCCATCGTGGGCGGCTCCATCCTGACGCATGATCATTTTCAGGGAGGTCGCCATACGTTCCCGATTCAGAAGGCTGAGGTCCTTGCAGTCTATGAACACACCAGTCATAAAGGTGTTACTGCCGGCATTGTGAACTGGCCGATGTCGGTTCTGAGACTGACGGCAGAAGACCCAGAAGCTCTGCTGGAATGCGCGAACGAGATTTATGAAGCCTGGAAAGGCTACAGCGATTCAGCACTTGACATTGAAGCATGGAGCGATGCGGAAGGGGAGCGGGTACCTCATAATACAGTGACTCCGATCGCCCGCCGAAGTGCAGATGGCGGCTATGAGCTGGATCTCGTGCTCCGCAACAACCGGACGAACGAGCAGCATCCGGAAGGGATTTTCCATCCACACCGGGAAATGCATCATATCAAGAAAGAAAATATCGGGCTCATTGAGGTCATGGGCTTGGCAATCCTGCCGGGAAGGCTCAAGAGCGAGCTGGACCAGGTGGGAGATATTCTGGCTGGCGACACGGCGCTTTACGCTACTGCGCAGGAGGACTCCAATCCGCTTCAGGTACATCTTCCATGGATTGAGCAGCTGAAGCAAGAGCATGCTGATGGGCTCTCCAAGGAAGAGGCGCAGCACGTCATCCGGGAAGCCGTCGGGGAGATTTTCACAGAAATTTTGGAACAGGCCGGCGTGTACAAGCATACGGAAGCCGGGCGTCAGGGCTTCCATCAATTCCTGGATCACATGGGATTTCAACGATCCGGCTTATAATTAAGGCATAAGCACCACTACGCTGTAAACACAGGACATAGCAGCTCTGGGAGAGATTCCGGGCGGCTATGTCCTTTCTTTTTGCACCCCAAGGATTGGTATATACATCCAGGCCGCAAGGGACCGTTTTGAAATCCGTTCGCGGGGGTAGTATAATGAGTGGCTGAAACCAAAGAAATTTGGATTACATATAACTGGAGGGTGATCAGATGGGTCCTTTTGAATTTTATAATCCTACGACCTTGATTTTTGGAAAGGGCAAGCTGAGCTCTTTACCAGCCGAAGTTTCGAAGTACGGCAAGAAGGTGCTGCTGGTTTATGGCGGAGGAAGCATTAAACGCAGTGGACTGTATGACCAGACCCTGTCTCTGCTGAAGGAAGCAGGCGCAGAGGTAACGGAGCTTGCCGGCGTGGAGCCCAATCCCCGCTTGTCCACGGTTCACCGCGGCGTTGAGCTTTGCCGGGAGAACAGTATTGAGCTGATTCTAGCGGTTGGCGGCGGCAGTGTACTGGACTGTGCCAAGGCAATTGCTGTTGGTGCCAAGTATGAAGGTGACATGTGGGATTTTGTAGAGCGCAAGGCTGCGCCGGAGGCCGGACTGCCGTTAGGCACGGTGCTGACAATGGCGGCTACGGGCTCTGAAATGAACGGCGGCTCTGTCATTACAAACGAGGCTACACAGGAAAAAATGGGCTGGGGCAGCCTCTACGCTTACCCTGCATTTTCTATATTAGATCCAGAGCATACCTTCTCCCTGCCAAAGGATCAGACGGTATACGGCATTGTAGATATTATGTCGCATGTGCTGGAGCATTACTTCCATCTCGATTCCAACACGCCGGTGCAGGACGGGTTCTGTGAAACCATTTTGCGTACGGTTATGGAAACAGCGCCGAAGCTGGTGGAGGACCTCAACAATTTCGAGCTGCGTGAAACGATCATGTACTGCAGTACAATGGCGCTCAATGGCATGATCAGCATGGGGCTGCGCGGCGACTGGGCGACTCATAATATCGAGCATGCCGTTTCAGCCGTGTATGACATACCGCATGGCGGAGGCCTGGCTATCCTGTTCCCGAACTGGATGAAGTACAATATCGACGTTCAGCCAGAACGCTTCAAGCAGCTGGCTGTTCAGGTCATGGGTGTAGATCCTGCAGGCAAGAGCGACAAAGAGATTGGCCTTGAAGGCATTGAGGCTCTTCGGTCCTTCTGGACCTCAATCGGGGCGCCGAGCTCTCTGGCCGATTACGATATTGATGACAAGGACATCGAGGTTATGGCAGATAAGTCTGTCCGCTTTGGACCGTTCGGCAACTTCCGCAAGCTGGAACGTCAGGACGTGATTGAGATTTACAACATGTCACTGTAAGCTTAATGAGCTTATGGAGCATACGGGGCTGTCCCATACGGAGCTGTTCCAAAAGTAGATTCTTGTTTAACGAGGCAGCTCACTTGAATGAGATCTGAAGCAAAATAAAGACATGGCGGAGTCAGGGAGGTGATCCCGGCACCGCCATGTCTTTATTGTGGTCTATTGCCGCCTTCTTCAACAGGTTATGGGCGAGTCAAAGCCATCCGACCTCCACCAGGATATGCAGCCTGGAAGATTCGGTCATCAAGGCGATGGACCGCTTCATGGACTACATTAACAAGGGGATTGAATGGAATGTCGTCTTCTACATCCATGAGCAGATAAAGTTGATCCATGGTATATTGAATGTACAAATGAAACCGCTCCTTTTTAAATGGTTGCTAGACACTTCCATTCTGCCAAAGGGCGGTTTCTTTGTGTTACCTGTTTTTGGGGGCAGCAGCGAGGGGGGGGACGTTTCGTACGCGGAGCATCTCGTAACAACAAACGAGGCCATCCCGCAAGACCCTAGATCATGAGGGACAGCCCCTTTTTGCGCAATTCGAATACAAATTTTTGAAACGATGTTAACTTTTCTTCGTAAAAAGAGTTATCTATACAGTAAGGTTCAACTCGGGGAGGCAGTCAATATGGAGGCACTGTTTTGGGGATGCTTGACAGGCGGCGTGTTGTTCGCCATTGTAAGCGTTCTGCTGGGGGATGTTCTCAGTGGGGCATTGGATGGGGCGCTTGATTTTTTGTCCTTGGATGTTTTGAATCCTATGGTCATTGCAGCGGCGGTAACTGTGTTCGGCGGGTCGGGCATCATGCTGACTACATACACGGAATTCAGCCTGCTCTTCGTCATTATGCTGTCGCTGCTGATCTCAGCCGCTGTCTCAGTCGTAGTCTATTTCGGCTATGTCCGTCCCATGGAGAACAGTGAGAACTCGACCGGCTTCTCCGTACAGGAGCTGGCAGGACGAATCGGTGAAGTGATGATTCCCCTTCCAGCCATCGGCTACGGTGAGGTCATGGTACGGGTCGGTGCCAGCAATACCCTCCATATTGCCTCAAGCTTTGATCAGCGGCCGGTTCCTGCAGGGGTGCGGGTCGTCGTGATTGATGTGGTGGATGGCGTCCTCCGAGTGTCTGAACTAGAAGAAGTCAAGGGAGAGGTGTAACAGCATGCCAGAATTTTTAATTATTCCGTCGGTTGTCATTGGGGTCATTGTCGTATTGGGTCTTGCGTTCTGGGCCCGCTACAAGACCGTAAGTCCGGACGAAGCAATGATCGTGACGGGCTCGTTTCTCGGGAGCAAGAACATTTCGTCGGATGAATCCGGCCGGAGAATCAAGATTGTCCGCGGCGGCGGTGCATTTATCCTTCCGATCTTTCAACGCTCGGAGTTTGTATCGCTCCTGTCTCATAAGCTGGATGTTATGACGCCGGAAGTGTACACGGAGCAAGGGGTACCGGTTATGGCTGACGGCGTCGCGATTATCAAAGTCGGCAGCTCGATTGAAGACGTGGCGACAGCGGCAGAGCAGTTTATGGGCAAGCCGATTGAAGCGCTGAAGGGAGAAGCACAAGAAGTGCTCGAGGGTCATCTGCGCGCGATCCTGGGCTCCATGACGGTAGAAGAGGTATATCGGAACCGGGATAAATTTGCGCAGGAAGTGCAGGGCGTAGCCGCACGTGATTTGAAGAAAATGGGCCTGCAAATCGTTTCCTTCACGATCAAGGATGTCCGAGACAAGCACGGCTATCTGGAAGCGCTCGGTAAGCCGCGGATCGCTACCGTAAAGCGCGATGCTGAGATTGCCGAAGCCGAAGCCGTTCGGGATGCCAGAATTCAGAAGGCACGTGCGGAAGAGGAAGGACAGAAGGCAGAGCTGGTGCGGGATACGAACATTGCGGAAGCTTCCAAGGAGAAGGAGCTGAAGGTGGCTGCGTTCAAGCGCGATCAGGATACAGCAAAGGCCGAGGCCGATCAGGCTTATCATATTCAAGAAGCCCGTGCGAAGCAGACCGTTGTTGAAGAACAAATGAAGGTCGAGCTCGTTCGGAAAGAGCGGGAGATTGATATTCAAGAGAAGGAAATTATGGTTCGAGAGAAGCAGTATGATGCAGAGGTCAAGAAGAAGGCCGATGCAGATCGTTATGCGGTAGTGCAGGCGGCTGAGGCGGAGAAGGCCCGCCGGATGCGCGAGGCGGATGCGGTTCAGTACTCCATTGAAACCCAGGCAAAGGCTTCGGCGGAGCAGAAGCGTCTGGACGGTATGGCTATCGCTGATGCCGAGCGGGCGAAGGGCTCGGCTGATGCGGAGGTCATTCGTCTTCGCGGCTTGGCGGAAGCAGAAGCGAAGGAGAAGCTGGCGGAAGCCTTCTCGAAGTTCGGTGAAGCGGCTGTACTCGACATTATTGTGAAGATGCTGCCAGAGCTCGCCGGCAAGATTGCAGAGCCAATCTCGTCCATTGATAAGCTGACGGTTGTGGACACCGGTAAAGGTGAAGGTGCAGCCCGGGTCAGCAACTATGTGACGGAGCTGATGTCCACCGCTCCGGAAATGCTGAAAAGTGTGTCAGGCATCGACGTCGAGGCGTTGATCCAGGGATTGACGAAGAAGTCGTCCCCTGCTGCTGCGGAGCCGGCGAAGCTTGAGCCGGCAAAGGTCCTGCTGGAGACCAGTGCAGCGAAGGAAGAGAAGGAGCTGGAGACCATCTAACGGCTCTTGGCTTCAGCAATATCGGCATAGCCGTGTCAGAGAAGACTTTCTGACGAGGCTATGCTTTTTTTATGCCAATGTTCTGCACTTCAGGAAGAGGACGCCATGGACCTAGCAAGGTATAATGGTCTTAACAGGAGGGATACCATATGAAACAGCCGGCAGCGCCTGTATGGCGCTCTGACAAACTGGCCGCGATGGGCAGCTCGATATTTGCCGAGATACAGGCTTGGAAGCAGGAAGCAGCCCAGAGAGGAAGAGAAGTGATAGATCTGAGCATCGGAAGTCCGGATCGGGCGCCATCCTTGGAAATCCGGGAGCTGCTCAGCCGCAGCGTGCTTCAGGAGGATCAATATACATACCCGTCTTCACAAGGTACACCGGCCTTTCGAAAGGCCGCTTCAGCCTGGCTCAAGCATCGCTTCGGGGTGGACACCAATCCGGAGACAGAGATTCTGGCGCTGATGGGTTCGCAGGATGGACTTGCCCATTTCGCTCAAGCTGTGTGCAACCCGGGAGATTTGGCGATGGTGCCGGATCCCGGTTATCCCATTTATGCGGGGGCGCTTCAGCTCGCCGGGG is part of the Paenibacillus algicola genome and harbors:
- a CDS encoding UDP-glucose--hexose-1-phosphate uridylyltransferase, whose amino-acid sequence is MEQELNQAAPEPYQVLHAIEQLVQFALRQQLIQDSDTDYSRNLLLDLLGYTEPLLEEITQPVPDSPQPMVDILIDAAASKGLIPDNSDTYRDLMDAKIMGLLMARPSEVTGRFMQLKEEQGIEAATDYFYKLCIDSNYIRMDRVAKNEFWRYNSSYGDIEITINLSKPEKSPKEIAMAKLLPPPVYPKCQLCRENVGYAGRVNHPARQNLRVIPLELNQEKWLFQYSPYVYYNEHCIVLHHDHVPMKLTKDTLRRLLGFVEAYPHYFLGSNADLPIVGGSILTHDHFQGGRHTFPIQKAEVLAVYEHTSHKGVTAGIVNWPMSVLRLTAEDPEALLECANEIYEAWKGYSDSALDIEAWSDAEGERVPHNTVTPIARRSADGGYELDLVLRNNRTNEQHPEGIFHPHREMHHIKKENIGLIEVMGLAILPGRLKSELDQVGDILAGDTALYATAQEDSNPLQVHLPWIEQLKQEHADGLSKEEAQHVIREAVGEIFTEILEQAGVYKHTEAGRQGFHQFLDHMGFQRSGL
- a CDS encoding iron-containing alcohol dehydrogenase produces the protein MGPFEFYNPTTLIFGKGKLSSLPAEVSKYGKKVLLVYGGGSIKRSGLYDQTLSLLKEAGAEVTELAGVEPNPRLSTVHRGVELCRENSIELILAVGGGSVLDCAKAIAVGAKYEGDMWDFVERKAAPEAGLPLGTVLTMAATGSEMNGGSVITNEATQEKMGWGSLYAYPAFSILDPEHTFSLPKDQTVYGIVDIMSHVLEHYFHLDSNTPVQDGFCETILRTVMETAPKLVEDLNNFELRETIMYCSTMALNGMISMGLRGDWATHNIEHAVSAVYDIPHGGGLAILFPNWMKYNIDVQPERFKQLAVQVMGVDPAGKSDKEIGLEGIEALRSFWTSIGAPSSLADYDIDDKDIEVMADKSVRFGPFGNFRKLERQDVIEIYNMSL
- a CDS encoding protease; translated protein: MEALFWGCLTGGVLFAIVSVLLGDVLSGALDGALDFLSLDVLNPMVIAAAVTVFGGSGIMLTTYTEFSLLFVIMLSLLISAAVSVVVYFGYVRPMENSENSTGFSVQELAGRIGEVMIPLPAIGYGEVMVRVGASNTLHIASSFDQRPVPAGVRVVVIDVVDGVLRVSELEEVKGEV
- a CDS encoding flotillin family protein, whose product is MPEFLIIPSVVIGVIVVLGLAFWARYKTVSPDEAMIVTGSFLGSKNISSDESGRRIKIVRGGGAFILPIFQRSEFVSLLSHKLDVMTPEVYTEQGVPVMADGVAIIKVGSSIEDVATAAEQFMGKPIEALKGEAQEVLEGHLRAILGSMTVEEVYRNRDKFAQEVQGVAARDLKKMGLQIVSFTIKDVRDKHGYLEALGKPRIATVKRDAEIAEAEAVRDARIQKARAEEEGQKAELVRDTNIAEASKEKELKVAAFKRDQDTAKAEADQAYHIQEARAKQTVVEEQMKVELVRKEREIDIQEKEIMVREKQYDAEVKKKADADRYAVVQAAEAEKARRMREADAVQYSIETQAKASAEQKRLDGMAIADAERAKGSADAEVIRLRGLAEAEAKEKLAEAFSKFGEAAVLDIIVKMLPELAGKIAEPISSIDKLTVVDTGKGEGAARVSNYVTELMSTAPEMLKSVSGIDVEALIQGLTKKSSPAAAEPAKLEPAKVLLETSAAKEEKELETI